A single Pseudodesulfovibrio aespoeensis Aspo-2 DNA region contains:
- the hemL gene encoding glutamate-1-semialdehyde 2,1-aminomutase yields MDSKALYAKALTLMPGGVNSPLRACRYVNAEPVFIDRAKGARMWDVEGREYIDYVLSWGPMILGHQDPAVTEAAHRAVDKGSSYGAPCLGEITLAEEISRLVPSMEMMRMVSSGTEATMSALRLARGFTGRSKFVKFIGNYHGHADSFLAAAGSAAATVPGTPGVPEEIVRHTLLAHYNDLDAVRAHFAASGSEIACVIVEPAAGNMGLVLPADGFLEGLRDLCTEHGALLIFDEVITGFRLAPGGAQERFGIKPDLTTLGKIIGGGFPVGCYGGSRTIMEHMAPVGGVFQAGTLSGNPVAMAAGLATLKRLGECDYPALEARTLAFARELAAIMESKGQAVTLNAIASAFTMYFSQGPVTNMIESGKCDSKAYATFWQQMLAQGIYLAPAGFECAFTSFAHTDEDFATTLDAARKVRF; encoded by the coding sequence ATGGATTCCAAAGCCCTGTACGCCAAGGCCCTGACCCTCATGCCCGGCGGGGTCAACTCGCCGCTGCGCGCCTGCCGCTACGTCAACGCCGAGCCGGTCTTCATCGACCGCGCCAAGGGCGCGCGCATGTGGGACGTGGAAGGGCGCGAATACATCGACTATGTGCTGAGCTGGGGGCCGATGATCCTGGGCCACCAGGACCCTGCCGTGACCGAGGCCGCCCACCGGGCCGTGGACAAGGGGTCCAGCTACGGCGCGCCCTGCCTGGGCGAGATAACCCTGGCCGAGGAGATTTCCAGGCTCGTCCCGTCCATGGAGATGATGCGCATGGTCTCGTCCGGCACCGAGGCCACCATGTCCGCCCTGCGGCTGGCGCGGGGTTTTACTGGCCGCAGCAAGTTCGTCAAGTTCATCGGCAACTACCACGGCCACGCCGACTCCTTCCTGGCCGCGGCGGGCAGCGCGGCGGCCACGGTGCCCGGCACGCCCGGCGTACCCGAGGAGATCGTCCGGCACACCCTGCTGGCCCACTACAACGACCTCGACGCCGTGCGCGCCCATTTCGCGGCCAGCGGTTCCGAGATCGCCTGCGTCATCGTCGAGCCTGCGGCGGGCAACATGGGGCTGGTCCTGCCTGCGGACGGCTTTCTCGAGGGGCTGCGCGACCTGTGCACCGAGCATGGCGCGCTGCTCATCTTCGACGAGGTCATCACCGGCTTCCGTCTCGCTCCGGGCGGGGCGCAGGAGCGGTTCGGCATCAAGCCCGACCTGACCACGCTGGGCAAGATCATCGGCGGCGGGTTCCCGGTGGGCTGCTACGGCGGCAGCCGCACGATCATGGAGCATATGGCCCCGGTGGGCGGCGTGTTCCAGGCTGGAACCCTGTCCGGCAACCCCGTGGCCATGGCCGCGGGGCTGGCCACTCTCAAGCGGCTTGGGGAGTGCGACTATCCCGCGCTCGAAGCCCGCACCCTGGCCTTTGCCCGCGAGCTGGCCGCCATCATGGAGTCCAAGGGGCAGGCCGTGACCCTCAACGCCATTGCCTCGGCCTTTACCATGTATTTTTCCCAGGGGCCGGTGACCAACATGATCGAGTCCGGCAAGTGCGACTCCAAGGCCTACGCCACCTTCTGGCAGCAGATGCTGGCCCAGGGGATTTACCTCGCGCCCGCCGGGTTCGAGTGCGCCTTCACCTCGTTCGCCCACACGGACGAGGACTTTGCCACGACCCTTGACGCGGCCCGCAAGGTCCGGTTCTAG
- a CDS encoding cobalt-precorrin 5A hydrolase, giving the protein MPESLHIAVYALTGQGYPLAARIARETGGTLFATARLAQGRDVPFESLPHLVGAQFHSFGGHVFVAAAGIAVRCIAPHLQGKDTDPAVVCLDQDGRFAVSLLSGHLGGANELASRCAAITGGQAVITTATDCAGLPSLDLLARERNMAIGNLKRVKTVNAALLRGEAVQLYDPGGYLRTEDPKHFLLVDDPAAWRHNAPGVWISWRRDCPDQEALRLYPRVLMLGLGCRRGVSGQDISAHVRDSFRAAGLSFLSIGGLGSIVAKRHEAGLLEAAEGLGVVPKFYDADRLGAVDVPNPSPAVEQRMGVSSVAEAAAMLLAGGGPLVMEKTKTENVTLAVARSESC; this is encoded by the coding sequence ATGCCTGAATCGCTGCACATCGCCGTCTACGCCCTGACCGGGCAGGGATACCCCCTGGCCGCGCGCATCGCCCGCGAGACGGGTGGCACCCTCTTTGCCACGGCCCGGCTCGCCCAAGGCCGCGATGTCCCCTTCGAGTCGCTGCCCCATCTGGTGGGTGCGCAGTTCCACAGCTTTGGCGGCCACGTGTTCGTGGCCGCGGCGGGCATCGCGGTGCGCTGCATCGCGCCGCACCTGCAGGGCAAGGACACGGACCCTGCCGTGGTCTGCCTGGACCAGGACGGGCGGTTCGCTGTCAGCCTGCTCTCGGGCCACCTGGGCGGGGCCAACGAGCTGGCCTCCCGCTGCGCGGCCATCACCGGGGGGCAGGCGGTCATCACCACGGCCACGGACTGCGCCGGGCTGCCCTCGCTCGACCTGCTGGCCCGCGAGCGCAACATGGCCATCGGCAACCTCAAGCGGGTCAAGACGGTCAACGCGGCCCTGCTGCGCGGCGAGGCCGTGCAGTTGTACGATCCCGGCGGGTATCTGCGGACAGAAGATCCGAAACATTTCCTCCTGGTGGACGATCCCGCCGCATGGCGACACAATGCGCCCGGCGTCTGGATATCCTGGCGCAGGGACTGCCCGGACCAGGAGGCGCTGCGCCTCTATCCGCGCGTGCTCATGCTCGGCCTGGGCTGTCGCCGGGGCGTGAGCGGGCAGGATATTTCGGCCCATGTGCGCGACTCGTTCCGGGCTGCGGGCCTGTCGTTCCTGAGCATCGGCGGCCTGGGCAGCATCGTGGCCAAGCGCCACGAGGCGGGATTGCTCGAGGCGGCAGAGGGGCTGGGCGTGGTGCCGAAATTCTATGACGCCGACCGGCTGGGCGCGGTGGACGTACCCAACCCGTCGCCTGCGGTCGAGCAACGCATGGGCGTCTCGTCGGTGGCCGAGGCCGCAGCCATGCTGCTGGCCGGGGGCGGCCCGCTGGTGATGGAGAAGACCAAGACGGAAAACGTCACGCTGGCCGTGGCAAGGAGCGAATCATGCTGA